From the Gasterosteus aculeatus chromosome 13, fGasAcu3.hap1.1, whole genome shotgun sequence genome, one window contains:
- the limk2 gene encoding LIM domain kinase 2, protein MEEPEVADGCYCAGCGGEIQDSFRMKVLQDTWHNACFQCSVCCDHLTNWYYEKEGKLYCREHYWEKFGELCHGCSLLMTGPAMVAGEHKYHSECFVCLSCNVVIEDRDTYALVERSNLYCGKCYKQVVLTPMLEKHSHDSVLGSLPHTVTLISMPSAANGKRGFSVTVLRDVSGSASVQVKEVRGMLISPEVRNAIHVGDRILEINGLPVGTLMQEEVDELIHRTSQTLQLLMEYDPIRQRLDRLRLGSPRTRLGVSPPSRMRLSSPSDAVLERADVVDDSSLKRRSLRRSNSTCKSPGPNSPKETPFVTRDIGRSESLRSYSSCSHRIFRPCDLIHGEILGKGFFGQAIKVTHKATGEVMVMKELIRCDEETQKTFLKEVKVMRCLEHPHVLKFIGVLYKDKRLNLITEYIEGGTLKDFIRDTDPFPWEQRVSFAKSIASGMAYLHSMSIIHRDLNSYNCLVKLDNTVVVADFGLSRLILEDKVKPPPEKPTTKKRVFRRIDRKKRYTVVGNPYWMAPEMLNGKRYDEKVDIFSFGIVLCEIIGKVSADPECLPRTLDFGLNVGKFVEKFLPEDCPPAFFPLTVACCDLTPDTRPPFQKLEDWIEALSLNQELGIPLPAELDDLHQRASRLYMAKDGSPSQSTNQSSTSAAAPPGSSCVTGSGT, encoded by the exons ATGGAGGAACCAGAAG TTGCAGATGGTTGTTACTGCGCGGGATGTGGAGGAGAAATCCAAGACTCGTTCCGCATGAAGGTCCTCCAGGACACCTGGCACAACGCCTGCTTCCA ATGCTCCGTGTGCTGTGACCACCTGACTAACTGGTACTATGAGAAGGAAGGGAAGCTGTACTGTCGCGAGCACTACTGGGAGAAGTTTGGCGAGCTCTGTCATGGCTGCTCCCTGCTCATGACTGGACCTGCCATG GTGGCCGGAGAACACAAGTATCACTCGGagtgctttgtgtgtctgagctGCAACGTGGTGATTGAGGACAGGGATACCTACGCCTTGGTTGAGCGATCCAACCTTTACTG TGGAAAGTGCTACAAGCAGGTGGTTCTTACACCCATGTTGGAAAAGCACTCCCACGACTCTGTGCTGGGCTCCCTGCCGCACACGGTGACCCTCATCTCGATGCCCTCTGCAGCCAACGGCAAGAGGGGCTTCTCCGTCACGGTGCTGAGGGACGTCAGCGGCTCGGCCAGCGTTCAGGTCAAAGA AGTCCGAGGGATGCTCATTAGTCCGGAGGTCCGGAATGCCATCCATGTTGGGGACAGGATCCTGGAGATAAATGGCCTTCCTGTGGGGACACTGATGCAGGAGGAG GTGGATGAACTCATTCACCGCACCAGTCAAACGCTGCAGCTCCTCATGGAGTATGACCCGATCAGGCAGCGCCTGGACCGACTCCGACTGGGATCGCCAAGAACCCGTCTGGGGGTTTCACCCCCGTCCCGCATGCGCCTGTCCTCGCCGTCGGACGCGGTCCTGGAGAGAGCCGACGTTGTTGATGACAGCTCGCTGAAACGCAGGTCTTTGAG GCGCAGTAACAGCACGTGTAAGTCTCCGGGGCCAAATTCTCCCAAAGAGACGCCTTTTGTTACTCGAGACATCGGCCGCTCTGAATCCTTGAGATCTTACAGTAGCTGCTCTCATCGCATCTTCCGGCCATGTGACCTCATCCACGGAGAGATCTTGGGAAAAGGCTTCTTCGGGCAGGCTATAAAG GTGACTCATAAAGCCACAGGAGAGGTGATGGTGATGAAGGAGCTGATCCGGTGTGACGAAGAGACACAGAAGACTTTCCTCAAGGAG GTGAAAGTAATGCGCTGCCTCGAACATCCGCACGTGTTGAAGTTCATCGGCGTGCTGTATAAGGACAAGCGGCTTAATTTGATAACCGAGTATATCGAGGGAGGGACCCTGAAAGACTTCATCAGAGACACG GATCCGTTTCCATGGGAGCAAAGAGTGAGCTTTGCAAAGAGCATCGCTTCTGGCATG GCTTACCTCCACTCGATGAGCATCATACACAGAGACCTCAACTCTTACAACTGCCTGGTTAAACTG GACAACACCGTGGTCGTGGCTGACTTTGGACTGTCCCGGCTCATACTAGAGGACAAAGTCAAGCCTCCACCTGAAAAACCGACCACCAAGAAGAGGGTGTTCAGACGCATCGACCGAAAGAAGCGGTACACTGTTGTGGGGAACCCTTACTGGATGGCTCCAGAGATGCTAAATG GTAAACGCTATGACGAGAAGGTGGACATTTTCTCATTCGGAATCGTACTCTGTGAG ATCATTGGAAAAGTCTCCGCAGACCCCGAGTGCCTGCCCAGGACGCTGGACTTTGGCCTGAATGTTGGCAAGTTTGTGGAGAAGTTTCTCCCTGAAGACTGTCCGCCGGCCTTCTTCCCGCTGACTGTGGCCTGCTGTGACCTCACGCCAGACACCCG CCCACCTTTCCAGAAGCTGGAGGACTGGATCGAGGCTTTGTCCCTCAACCAGGAGCTGGGGATCCCCCTGCCCGCCGAACTGGACGACCTGCACCAGAGAGCGAGTCGCCTCTACATGGCGAAGGACGGCTCCCCGTCCCAGAGCACCAATCAGTCATCAACCTCAGCGGCAGCCCCTCCCGGCTCCTCCTGCGTGACGGGAAGTGGCACCTAG
- the LOC120830254 gene encoding sodium- and chloride-dependent GABA transporter ine isoform X1, with product MEIPTANSKGPPGGRDSDALKPLRRQMITASRVGAEAPRPTWGGRLDFILASVGYAVGLGNVWRFPYLCYSSGGGAFMVPYLTMVILCGIPLLFMEFSIGQYTRLGPVHALAKICPLLKGVGVATVVISFVFSTYYNVLMSWALYYLFHSFGSTLPWKSCNNTWNEVGNCSSGFPGNSTHLQSASQQFFDHRVLQKTKGIEESGGLHWELFGYLILSWVIVYLCIFKGVKSTGKVVYFTAVFPYFILIALLINNVQLPGAVNGILYFVTPVWGKLFEVKVWLNAAAQVFNSVGIAFGSMISMASYNKFNNNILRDSLIVSFTNSFTSLLAGFVIFSAIGYMAHIHNLPVENIATDGPGLVFVVYPEVLSTMPVFQLWAPLFFFMLLCLGLDSQFATVEVAITFIKDEFGPQVLRFLKREELLTLVMCSIGFLLGIPHVTKGGIYVFQLMDHYTAVVSLMFLAFFEVVAVCWIFGVPRLSSIVKRMQGNNPNIYFRVCWLLLSPLLVLCILISSIVYYTPAHYGEYSYPGWAEAVGWCVSLVSIIWIPLGAIQEIKRHKGSLLQRLKTAMIPTIDLDADGSLPEKQNLENPELETTFTLVA from the exons ATGGAGATCCCCACCGCAAATTCGAAGGGACCCCCGGGTGGGAGAGACTCCGATGCTCTGAAACCTTTACGTCGCCAAATGATCACCGCGAGCAGAGTGGGCGCGGAGGCGCCGAGACCCACGTGGGGTGGACGTCTGGACTTCATCCTGGCCTCGGTGGGGTACGCGGTGGGACTGGGCAACGTGTGGCGGTTCCCCTACCTGTGCTACAGCAGCGGCGGAG GTGCCTTCATGGTCCCTTATCTCACCATGGTGATCCTGTGTGGcattcctctgctcttcatggAGTTTTCTATTGGGCAATACACTCGCTTAGGGCCAGTGCATGCTCTTGCCAAAATCTGTCCCCTGTTAAAAG GCGTTGGCGTGGCCACGGTTGTTATCTCCTTTGTGTTCTCCACGTACTACAACGTGCTCATGAGCTGGGCTCTTTACTATCTCTTCCACTCGTTCGGATCGACCCTCCCCTGGAAGTCCTGCAACAACACGTGGAATGAAGTCGGCAACTGTTCCAGCGGTTTCCCCGGCAACAGCACCCACCTGCAGTCGGCCAGCCAGCAGTTCTTTGA tCACAGAGTTCTGCAGAAAACCAAAGGCATTGAAGAATCTGGTGGCCTTCACTGGGAACTCTTCGGCTATCTAATTCTTTCCTGGGTCATCGTGTATTTATGCATATTTAAAGGAGTCAAATCAACCGGAAAG GTTGTGTATTTCACCGCTGTATTTCCGTACTTCATCCTCATCGCCTTGCTCATTAATAACGTGcagcttccgggggccgtgaaTGGCATCCTCTACTTTGTGACACCTGTTTGGGGCAAACTGTTTGAAGTGAAG GTCTGGCTTAATGCTGCTGCCCAGGTGTTTAACTCTGTCGGAATAGCATTTGGCTCCATGATTTCGATGGCGAGTTACAACAagttcaacaacaacattctCAG GGACTCTTTAATTGTGTCATTCACCAACTCCTTCACTAGCCTCCTGGCTGGCTTTGTGATCTTCTCAGCTATTGGCTACATGGCTCACATACACAACCTCCCAGTGGAAAACATCGCAACAGATG GTCCTGGTTTGGTGTTCGTTGTGTACCCAGAAGTCCTCTCCACCATGCCGGTCTTTCAGCTGTGGGCCCCTCTGTTCTTCTTTATGCTGCTGTGTCTGGGACTGGACAGCCAG TTTGCCACAGTTGAGGTGGCAATAACCTTCATAAAAGACGAGTTTGGTCCCCAAGTTCTGCGCTTCTTGaagagagaggagctgctgaccCTGGTCATGTGCAGCATCGGCTTCCTCCTGGGAATTCCTCATGTAACCAAG GGAGGCATCTATGTGTTTCAGCTGATGGACCACTACACTGCTGTGGTCTCACTCATGTTCCTGGCTTTCTTCGAAGTTGTTGCTGTGTGCTGGATCTTCG GTGTTCCACGGCTTTCCTCTATAGTCAAGAGGATGCAAGGAAACAATCCTAACATCTATTTCCGTGTGTGTTGgctgcttctctctcctctaCTGGTGCTG TGCATATTGATCTCCAGCATCGTCTACTACACCCCGGCTCACTACGGAGAGTACTCGTACCCGGGCTGGGCCGAAGCTGTGGGCTGGTGCGTCTCACTGGTCTCCATCATCTGGATCCCACTCGGAGCCATTCAAGAGATCAAAAGACACAAAGGCTCACTTCTGCAG CGACTTAAAACAGCCATGATTCCCACAATCGACCTGGATGCTGACGGTTCTTTGCcggaaaaacaaaacctggaaaacCCAGAGCTGGAAACCACGTTTACTTTAGTGGCATGA
- the LOC120830254 gene encoding sodium- and chloride-dependent GABA transporter 1 isoform X2 produces the protein MSWALYYLFHSFGSTLPWKSCNNTWNEVGNCSSGFPGNSTHLQSASQQFFDHRVLQKTKGIEESGGLHWELFGYLILSWVIVYLCIFKGVKSTGKVVYFTAVFPYFILIALLINNVQLPGAVNGILYFVTPVWGKLFEVKVWLNAAAQVFNSVGIAFGSMISMASYNKFNNNILRDSLIVSFTNSFTSLLAGFVIFSAIGYMAHIHNLPVENIATDGPGLVFVVYPEVLSTMPVFQLWAPLFFFMLLCLGLDSQFATVEVAITFIKDEFGPQVLRFLKREELLTLVMCSIGFLLGIPHVTKGGIYVFQLMDHYTAVVSLMFLAFFEVVAVCWIFGVPRLSSIVKRMQGNNPNIYFRVCWLLLSPLLVLCILISSIVYYTPAHYGEYSYPGWAEAVGWCVSLVSIIWIPLGAIQEIKRHKGSLLQRLKTAMIPTIDLDADGSLPEKQNLENPELETTFTLVA, from the exons ATGAGCTGGGCTCTTTACTATCTCTTCCACTCGTTCGGATCGACCCTCCCCTGGAAGTCCTGCAACAACACGTGGAATGAAGTCGGCAACTGTTCCAGCGGTTTCCCCGGCAACAGCACCCACCTGCAGTCGGCCAGCCAGCAGTTCTTTGA tCACAGAGTTCTGCAGAAAACCAAAGGCATTGAAGAATCTGGTGGCCTTCACTGGGAACTCTTCGGCTATCTAATTCTTTCCTGGGTCATCGTGTATTTATGCATATTTAAAGGAGTCAAATCAACCGGAAAG GTTGTGTATTTCACCGCTGTATTTCCGTACTTCATCCTCATCGCCTTGCTCATTAATAACGTGcagcttccgggggccgtgaaTGGCATCCTCTACTTTGTGACACCTGTTTGGGGCAAACTGTTTGAAGTGAAG GTCTGGCTTAATGCTGCTGCCCAGGTGTTTAACTCTGTCGGAATAGCATTTGGCTCCATGATTTCGATGGCGAGTTACAACAagttcaacaacaacattctCAG GGACTCTTTAATTGTGTCATTCACCAACTCCTTCACTAGCCTCCTGGCTGGCTTTGTGATCTTCTCAGCTATTGGCTACATGGCTCACATACACAACCTCCCAGTGGAAAACATCGCAACAGATG GTCCTGGTTTGGTGTTCGTTGTGTACCCAGAAGTCCTCTCCACCATGCCGGTCTTTCAGCTGTGGGCCCCTCTGTTCTTCTTTATGCTGCTGTGTCTGGGACTGGACAGCCAG TTTGCCACAGTTGAGGTGGCAATAACCTTCATAAAAGACGAGTTTGGTCCCCAAGTTCTGCGCTTCTTGaagagagaggagctgctgaccCTGGTCATGTGCAGCATCGGCTTCCTCCTGGGAATTCCTCATGTAACCAAG GGAGGCATCTATGTGTTTCAGCTGATGGACCACTACACTGCTGTGGTCTCACTCATGTTCCTGGCTTTCTTCGAAGTTGTTGCTGTGTGCTGGATCTTCG GTGTTCCACGGCTTTCCTCTATAGTCAAGAGGATGCAAGGAAACAATCCTAACATCTATTTCCGTGTGTGTTGgctgcttctctctcctctaCTGGTGCTG TGCATATTGATCTCCAGCATCGTCTACTACACCCCGGCTCACTACGGAGAGTACTCGTACCCGGGCTGGGCCGAAGCTGTGGGCTGGTGCGTCTCACTGGTCTCCATCATCTGGATCCCACTCGGAGCCATTCAAGAGATCAAAAGACACAAAGGCTCACTTCTGCAG CGACTTAAAACAGCCATGATTCCCACAATCGACCTGGATGCTGACGGTTCTTTGCcggaaaaacaaaacctggaaaacCCAGAGCTGGAAACCACGTTTACTTTAGTGGCATGA